The sequence below is a genomic window from Photobacterium atrarenae.
GCAATACCTGGACCGGATGCTTCATCCGGATGTGCTCGAACCGCTTGACCTGGCTACGGCACGAATAACCGGTGGCCATACAGCGCTCGCTATCCAGCTGCTCCAGATTGGGCTGCCAACTCAGATCATAGATCCCACGGGACATCGCCAACTTATCTTTTTCATGACCGAAGGTGCCTGCCATGCCACAGCACCCGACCGAAACCGGCATCAGGTTGGCGCCAAAACCGGCGAAAATCTGCGCCCACTCTTTTTCCACATTCGGCATTTTGGTTTTCTCGGTGCAGTGGGCAAACAGGTACCAACGATCATCCTCACGCATCGGCTGAGCCGGCAGTGACGGCAATAAGGGCAGCAACCACTCATGGGCCGTCATCACCTGAAAATCGCCCCGGGTTTCACCCAGCACTTCCAGATACTCGTCGCGATAGCATAGCACCAACGCCGGATCGACCCCCACCAGCGGGATCCCGAGCCGGGCCAGCTGGTTGAGAAAGTCCGCCGTGTTGCGGGCGGTTTTGGCAAACTGGCGCAGGAAGCCCTTCACATGCTGCGCCTTGCCGTTTGGTTTGAACGGTACCAGCAGCGGCTTCTTACCCAGCTTTTCAGCCAGCAGAACAAAGTCCCGCACCACTTCGGCATCGTAATAGCTGGTGAATGGATCCTGGACGATCAATACATAGTCTTCACGCTCACGCGCGGACAGCGCCTGCAGCCAGGGCAAGTCGAACCGGGTCGCATGGTGTCCGTCAAGCCCTTCCAGCAGGGTCGGGACCGACAGCGGTGGCATATCGACATAACCAATGGTGTTCTCAGTCAGCTTTTTCGACCACGACGGGCGCATCAGGGCATTAAAGGTCGCCGGCGCCTTCGCCATCAGCGGCAGGTAATTTTCGACATACGCGACCAGGTAGTCCTTGGCCGGACGCTGATAACGGCTGTAATAGAGGTTCATAAAGCGCGAGCGGAAACTCGGGACATCCACTTTGATCGGACACTGGCTGGCACAGGCCTTACAGGCCAGACAGCCGTTCATCGCGTCCATCACTTCATGGGAGAAATCATACGTCCGCTTACCGGCACCAAAGGTATTTCTGAACCGATCGATAATTTGCTTCACCGACGGCGTGCGGCTCATCAGCTGCTCTTCGAGCTTGACCGGATCGATCCCCTGCTCGGTCAGCAGTCGCAGCCACTCCCGGACCAGCCCGGCCCGTCCTTTCGGCGAGTGGCGGCGATCCGCGGTAATTTTCATTGACGGACACATCGGCGAGCTGGTGTCATAGTTAAAACACAACCCGTTACCGTTACACTCCATGGCGCGGTTAAAGCTATCGCGCACCTTGACCGGGATCTGGCGATCAAAGGTGCCGCGTTTCACGCCATCGACTTTCACCAGCTCAGCATCGCTCTCCAGCGGGGTACAGATTTTGCCCGGGTTCATCCGGTTGTCCGGGTCGAACGCCGCTTTGATCCGCCGCAACTCGGTAAACAGCTCATCGCCGAAGAATTCCGGCCCGTATTCGGAGCGGAATCCTTTGCCGTGCTCACCCCACATCAGGCCACCGTATTTGGCCACCAGCGCCACCACCTGATCGGAGATCTCCTTCATCAGGCGCTCCTGCGCCGGATCACACATGTCCAGCGCCGGACGCACATGCAGCACGCCCGCATCGACGTGGCCGAACATCCCATAATCGAGCTGCTTCTCATCCAGCAGCTGGCGGAACTCGGCAATAAAGTCGGCAAGATTTTCCGGGGGGACACAGGTATCTTCGGCAAACGGCACCGGCTTTTTACTGCCTTTGGCCGCGCCCAGCAGGCCAACCGCTTTTTTACGCATGGCGTAAATTTTCTGGATCCCCGCCAGATCATCACAGACCTGATAGCCAATCACCCCACTCTCGCCGCGGGCCATCAGCGCATCAAGCCGCACACACAGCGCCTCGACCTGACGGCGGTTCTCCTCCGGATCATTACTGGCATACTCGATCATGTTGATCCCGAGCAGGGTTTTCCCCGGCACATCAGCCAGCAAGTCGCTGACGGTATGCCAGACAATATCCTGCTTGGCGAGATTCAGGACCCGCGAATCCACCGTCTCTACCGACAGCGCCTCGGCTTCGACCATCATCGGCGCATGACGCAGTGCCGAATCAAAACTGTCGTACTTGATGTTGACCAGGGTTCGGGATTTCGGAATCGGGGTAATATTGAGTTTCGCTTCAGCGATAAACGCCAATGAACCTTCAGCCCCGCACAGCAGGCGCGCAATGTCAAACTGCGACATCGCCTCGTCATAACCGTGCTTCAGGTCATACCCGGTCAGAAACCGGTTCAGCGGTGGGAACTTATCGAGAATTTGCTGACGCTTGTCACGGCACACCTGCGCCGACACCTGAAGCGCTTTGGCGGCAAAATCATCGCCCCGACTTTGCGCTGCCAGCGCTTGCTCAGTCAAAGGCGCGGTGTCGAGTACAGACCCATCCACCAGCACCGCTTTGAGCGCCAGCACATGATCTGAGGTTTTGCCGTATTTGAGTGACCCCTGACCGGACGCATCAGTGTTGATCATTCCGCCGATGGTGGCCCGGTTACTGGTTGACAGATCCGGCGAGAAAAAGAAACCGTGGGGACGCAGTGCATCATTGAGCTGATCTTTGATCACCCCAGTCTGCACCCGGACCCAGCCTTCTTGCGGATTCACTTCCAGGATCTGGTTCATGTGGCGGGACAAATCAACCACAATCCCCGGGGTCAGCGACTGGCCATTGGTGCCGGTGCCGCCGCCCCGGGCGGAAAACGTAATGCTCCGGAACTCAGTCTGCTGACCGACCTGACCAATCCGAACCAAATCTTCGGTCGATCGCGGCAACACCACCGCCTGCGGCAGTTGCTGATAGACACTGTTATCGGTCGCCACCGCCAGACGGCTGGCATAGGTCTGCTCAATATCGCCGGTGAACCCGGCTTGTTCTAAAGCATCAAGATAAGACAGTACGACATCGTCGATACTATTCTGATGGGTTAATACAGGTAACATTGCTCTCCTTGTCCAGTATCACTGCCGTTCCCTCCGGCTACTGGCCTCTCTTATAGAAATCGTTTGCCCTCACTTTACCGCACTCCGAATATGAAACAAAGCGTGACAGAGCGCACGGTGAAAATTCATCCGCGCTCTGCCGGAATTTCTTGCTGACGGCCAATAATCACCGAGGAAGCGCCAACCAGCCACATCATGCCCAGTGCACAACCAACCGCCCGGATCACCAACACCATCAGGCTCACCGAACTCATATTGGCGAGTGACTCAGTACCCACCCCAATCAGTACCAGCCCTAACGGCACGAAAACAAATAAACGCGCCCGGGTTACCGTGCTCAGCAAAAGTCTCCCACCCGGCAGCTGATCGATCACCAACACCAGTCCGACCGAGGCAGCAAACAGGTACGTGTGATCCGGCATGTGCGTGATCCCGGCCGTCAGTCCGAAACACAGCGCCATCATCAACCAGAAGCCCCGGTTAGCGATGATCTGAGGCAAAGGGTAACGCTGCGCCGAATGCCATGCCATACACAGCGCAATCAGGATCAGGCCCAGCAAGATACTGACTACAATATCACTGATAAAGTGCACGCCATACCACACCCGGGCCAGCGCTTGCCCGCCAATCAATAGCGGCAGTAAGCACAAGGTAACCCCTTGCAGCCAAGGGGAAACCCGGCGGCTCAACCAGTACCAGCCCATCCCCCACAGCACGGTAGCGATTAAGGTATGGCCGCTGGGTAAGCCAAAACCGTAAGCGTTGACTTTCTGGAGTTGCGGAATAATGTCGGAAGGTCGTGGTGAAGCAAGTCCCAGCTTGATCAGGGAGCTGGTTAACAGAGTCAGCACCAGAATGACAAACAGTTGCAGCATGGCACGCGGCCCGAACCCAACCGTGACTGCCACCAGCAGCAAGGCGACGACTTCGGCTTCACCCGGCAAATTCAAAACCCACATCAACCCTTCAAACGCCTGTGCATTCAGCGGCGAAAACGAATCAGTCCAGCGTTGGAGCCGCTTAATCCATTCCAGCTCCAGTTGGTGATACGAATGAACCCGGTTGCTGAGTTCGGCATAAACTTCAATCTCACTCTCGGGCGTCTGATTCAGCCATTGTGACAAACTTTCAATATCATCCGGGTAACGGTATTGATGAGCCATCACCGTTTGTGGATCAACCAGATAAACGCGGCTGACTTCTTTGGCATAATGCTTGGAGAACCAGGAGGCGACAATGGGATAACCGGTATAATCACGAAAGGAAGAGACGAGGATCGGCGTTTTCGCCACGCAACTGTGAATGCTGGCCCGGCCCCGGTAGGTGATTCGTTCCCCGACCTCAACCTCGATGCCGGTTTCCTCGAATACCTCCCGGGCTGCCGCCTGAGCAGGCGTCTCTCCCGGATCAATGTAGCCGCCTGGCAGTGAGATTTTCCGGGTGATGACTTCAGATAACATCACCAATTGATTATCATGACGGATCACGCAAACCGCGCCAATCAATTCAGCGGGTTGCTGCTCCGAAGTCTGTGACGATGCATACACCTGGGAGGCAAGTGCTATGCCGGCAACCATGAAGATAAGCACACGACGAGATAAATACGTTAACCAGGCAAGCACCACAAACTGATCCCCCAAATATTTCCGTTCATCATATCAGCTCACTGGATAATGTCCTATGCTATACCAGCTTTTAATAAGTATAACAATGAGATATCCGGGCTCAATCTATGGCGGGGTACCCCATGGAGCCTGTTGAACTTGCGCCTGATTATTACCTGCACAACTTCCACCAACTGCTCGACACCGTTGAGCAGTGCTACCAGGATCTGCTCAGTGAAACTGAGTTACAGTGGATCGCAACATTTCGGGATTTACCCGCCGATGGACAAATGCTGTACGTCCGACTGCTGTCACGAAAGGGGGAATATTTCCGGCTGGACAAACTCAGTTATCCGGAAATCGGCGATCTGACAATT
It includes:
- the ydiJ gene encoding D-2-hydroxyglutarate dehydrogenase YdiJ; amino-acid sequence: MLPVLTHQNSIDDVVLSYLDALEQAGFTGDIEQTYASRLAVATDNSVYQQLPQAVVLPRSTEDLVRIGQVGQQTEFRSITFSARGGGTGTNGQSLTPGIVVDLSRHMNQILEVNPQEGWVRVQTGVIKDQLNDALRPHGFFFSPDLSTSNRATIGGMINTDASGQGSLKYGKTSDHVLALKAVLVDGSVLDTAPLTEQALAAQSRGDDFAAKALQVSAQVCRDKRQQILDKFPPLNRFLTGYDLKHGYDEAMSQFDIARLLCGAEGSLAFIAEAKLNITPIPKSRTLVNIKYDSFDSALRHAPMMVEAEALSVETVDSRVLNLAKQDIVWHTVSDLLADVPGKTLLGINMIEYASNDPEENRRQVEALCVRLDALMARGESGVIGYQVCDDLAGIQKIYAMRKKAVGLLGAAKGSKKPVPFAEDTCVPPENLADFIAEFRQLLDEKQLDYGMFGHVDAGVLHVRPALDMCDPAQERLMKEISDQVVALVAKYGGLMWGEHGKGFRSEYGPEFFGDELFTELRRIKAAFDPDNRMNPGKICTPLESDAELVKVDGVKRGTFDRQIPVKVRDSFNRAMECNGNGLCFNYDTSSPMCPSMKITADRRHSPKGRAGLVREWLRLLTEQGIDPVKLEEQLMSRTPSVKQIIDRFRNTFGAGKRTYDFSHEVMDAMNGCLACKACASQCPIKVDVPSFRSRFMNLYYSRYQRPAKDYLVAYVENYLPLMAKAPATFNALMRPSWSKKLTENTIGYVDMPPLSVPTLLEGLDGHHATRFDLPWLQALSAREREDYVLIVQDPFTSYYDAEVVRDFVLLAEKLGKKPLLVPFKPNGKAQHVKGFLRQFAKTARNTADFLNQLARLGIPLVGVDPALVLCYRDEYLEVLGETRGDFQVMTAHEWLLPLLPSLPAQPMREDDRWYLFAHCTEKTKMPNVEKEWAQIFAGFGANLMPVSVGCCGMAGTFGHEKDKLAMSRGIYDLSWQPNLEQLDSERCMATGYSCRSQVKRFEHIRMKHPVQVLLQVARANPVLQAG
- a CDS encoding bifunctional NUDIX hydrolase/phosphatase PAP2 family protein, translating into MGDQFVVLAWLTYLSRRVLIFMVAGIALASQVYASSQTSEQQPAELIGAVCVIRHDNQLVMLSEVITRKISLPGGYIDPGETPAQAAAREVFEETGIEVEVGERITYRGRASIHSCVAKTPILVSSFRDYTGYPIVASWFSKHYAKEVSRVYLVDPQTVMAHQYRYPDDIESLSQWLNQTPESEIEVYAELSNRVHSYHQLELEWIKRLQRWTDSFSPLNAQAFEGLMWVLNLPGEAEVVALLLVAVTVGFGPRAMLQLFVILVLTLLTSSLIKLGLASPRPSDIIPQLQKVNAYGFGLPSGHTLIATVLWGMGWYWLSRRVSPWLQGVTLCLLPLLIGGQALARVWYGVHFISDIVVSILLGLILIALCMAWHSAQRYPLPQIIANRGFWLMMALCFGLTAGITHMPDHTYLFAASVGLVLVIDQLPGGRLLLSTVTRARLFVFVPLGLVLIGVGTESLANMSSVSLMVLVIRAVGCALGMMWLVGASSVIIGRQQEIPAERG